One part of the Clarias gariepinus isolate MV-2021 ecotype Netherlands chromosome 24, CGAR_prim_01v2, whole genome shotgun sequence genome encodes these proteins:
- the foxr1 gene encoding forkhead box protein R1, with amino-acid sequence MFLQEKEKNERKMFLKLRAREKFLDLHLSTGLHDWDMNEEIHLSTTTDQFYQDDKRNEQYLAQWHYARISRKTFPEELHQPNPPAESKESVIQPNLWLMVNPCLACPIKYPVRDKMPSLPKLTIDRSVSGPALPVSGQNLHRLSWSGETCLDESLHDASLSSEYQLTDDDASSEDVAIYRKVKGARRGRAPKEPASRRLGLARAQSRRLQRVLQDSCNLKNGAWPRPPVNYCILIAMALSSSRSGSLNVQQIYNFTREHFPFFLTAPDGWKNTIRHNLCFSNSFRKTPQQVTSDGKRKSCLWHLTLDGRRRLRNEIHTLTADSFRMLKRSMNYPDMMQALFEL; translated from the exons ATGTTCCtccaagagaaagaaaagaacgaaagaaagaTGTTTCTCAAGCTTCGAGCTCGCGAGAAATTTCTAGACCTCCACCTGAGCACGGGGCTTCATGACTGGGACATGAACGAGGAGATCCACCTCAGCACCACCACCGACCAGTTCTATCAGG acGACAAGAGGAATGAGCAGTATTTGGCACAGTGGCATTATGCCAGAATCTCAAGAAAAACTTTCCCTGAAGAGCTTCATCAGCCAAACCCTCCTGCTGAGAGTAAAG AATCTGTAATACAGCCAAATCTGTGGTTGATGGTGAACCCCTGTCTGGCCTGCCCCATCAAATACCCTGTTCGAGACAAAATGCCATCGCTTCCGaaactaacaatagacagaTCTGTGTCAGGTCCTGCCCTTCCTGTGTCAGGACAAAACCTGCACCGGCTGTCGTGGTCTGGCGAAACCTGTCTGGATGAATCGCTGCATGATGCGTCTCTCTCGAGCGAGTATCAG CTCACAGATGATGACGCATCCTCGGAGGACGTGGCGATCTACCGTAAGGTGAAAGGCGCCCGGAGAGGACGGGCACCCAAGGAGCCGGCATCACGCAGGCTGGGCCTGGCTCGGGCTCAAAGCAGGCGGCTGCAGAGAGTCCTGCAGGATAGCTGCAACCTGAAGAACGGCGCCTGGCCTCGGCCGCCCGTCAACTACTGCATCCTCATCGCCATGGCACTGAGCAGCAGCCGCTCTGGGAGTCTGAACGTCCAGCAGATCTACAACTTTACCAG GGAGCACTTCCCTTTCTTCCTAACAGCGCCCGATGGCTGGAAAAACACCATCCGCCACAACCTGTGTTTCAGCAACAGCTTCAGAAAGACGCCGCAGCAGGTGACCAGCGACGGGAAGAGGAAGTCCTGCCTGTGGCACCTGACGCTGGACGGTCGGAGAAGACTGAGAAATGAAATCCACACGCTCACTGCAGACTCCTTCAGAATGCTGAAGAGGAGCATGAACTACCCAG ATATGATGCAAGCACTGTTTGAGTTGTAA
- the zgc:194948 gene encoding uncharacterized protein zgc:194948 yields MLAVLLIAGALIPLTHAQDFPLALLSTESQMISSRFFNSLLLTLPPCNYAGKNVDLEYQNLDINTKYYISNIFTIPSCINTGYPNGLSAFSRRIGYQLMNLNESTQYKIIYKIGILSSTPLTASTRTAVNYTDIDLSFAGRSAAMVVITAVLSVTMFILLLGIIISLFVSPKKD; encoded by the exons ATGCTGGCTGTACTCCTCATCGCGGGGGCACTGATTCCCCTAACACATGCTCAAG ATTTTCCACTCGCCCTTTTATCGACTGAAAGCCAAATGATCTCAAGCCGATTCTTCAACTCCCTGCTGCTGACTTTACCCCCCTGTAACTACGCTGGCAAGAACGTGGACCTAGAGTATCAGAATTTGGACATcaatacaaaat ACTACATAAGCAACATTTTCACCATTCCAAGCTGTATCAACACCGGGTACCCGAATGGATTATCTGCGTTTAGCAGGCGCATCGGGTATCAGCTGATGAACCTTAATGAGAGCACACAGTACAA GATTATCTATAAAATTGGAATTCTCAGTAGCACCCCCTTGACTGCAAGTACAAGAACAG CAGTTAACTACACGGATATCGACCTTAGCTTCGCCGGACGCAGCGCGGCAATGGTGGTGATCACAGCCGTTCTCTCTGTGACTATGTTTATCCTCCTGCTCGGTATCATCATCAGTTTGTTTGTGTCGCCTAAAAAAGATTAA
- the pou2f3 gene encoding POU domain, class 2, transcription factor 3 isoform X2 translates to MSTEAVEQRDPQHEHTEIEQNGIDFTRQIKTEDLNDSPHSAPSHKTCHLTQGSPAPTGQLPGDLPSLHPLPQLVLMSGSHLSSSSPFLLSQAQTGHQALLQPNLLSLPSQSQPSLLQHQPGLALTPQFLSAQAMGRAGLAGSSMDAHLDMPHLQVPKHVGASQQDEPSDLEELEQFAKSFKQRRIKLGFTQGDVGLAMGKLYGNDFSQTTISRFEALNLSFKNMCKLKPLLEKWLSDAENSPSDSMANPATLPPLMEGYGRKRKKRTSIETNIKLTLEKRFLDNPKPNSEEITMISEQLSMEKEVVRVWFCNRRQKEKRIYCPVATSPIKSHNYNARLPAPSRPFSPLPSGVSSSSSPNSPSRGSSPNTLSSSSPLTSQGVNQSFNPAGSWYRWNSTAYHH, encoded by the exons ATGAGCACAGAGGCTGTCGAGCAGAGGGATCCTCAGCATGAACACACAG AAATCGAACAAAATGGCATTGACTTCACAAGACAG ATAAAGACAGAGGACCTGAACGATTCTCCTCACTCTGCGCCATCGCATAAGACATGTCATCTCACGCAGGGTTCGCCCGCTCCTACAGGGCAGCTGCCTGGG GACTTGCCATCGCTGCACCCACTTCCCCAGCTGGTCCTCATGTCGGGCTCACACCTTTCCTCATCTTCACCCTTCCTCCTGTCCCAGGCTCAGACAGGACACCAAG CCCTGCTGCAGCCGAATCTCCTGTCCTTACCCTCTCAGTCCCAGCCTAGTCTCCTGCAGCACCAGCCTGGACTGGCCTTAACACCTCAG TTTTTATCTGCACAGGCGATGGGTCGGGCAGGCCTGGCTGGGTCTTCCATGGACGCACACTTGGACATGCCTCACTTACAGGTGCCTAAGCACGTGGGTGCGTCACAGCAGGACGAACCAAGTGACCTGGAGGAGTTGGAGCAGTTTGCGAAGTCCTTCAAGCAAAGACGCATCAAGCTGGGCTTTACGCAG GGAGATGTGGGTTTGGCCATGGGGAAGCTCTATGGAAATGATTTCAGTCAAACCACAATTTCCCGCTTTGAGGCTCTTAATCTCAGCTTCAAGAACATGTGCAAGCTCAAACCATTGCTGGAGAAGTGGCTCAGTGATGCAG AAAACTCACCCTCGGACTCGATGGCCAATCCCGCCACTTTGCCACCACTTATGGAAGGATAtgggaggaagagaaaaaagagaacgAGTATTGAGACCAACATCAAGCTCACGTTGGAGAAACGCTTCCTAGAT aatCCCAAACCAAACTCGGAGGAAATCACTATGATTTCGGAGCAGCTGTCGATGGAAAAGGAAGTGGTGCGGGTGTGGTTCTGCAACCGACGACAGAAGGAGAAGAGGATCTATTGCCCAGTTGCCACCTCACCTATAAAATCACACAACTACAATGCCAGACTG CCTGCACCTAGCAGACCCTTCAGTCCTCTTCCTTCAGGAG tgtCGAGCAGCTCGTCTCCCAACAGCCCGAGTCGCGGGTCTTCTCCAAACACTCTGTCTTCCTCCAGTCCTCTGACATCACAGGGGGTCAATCAATCCTTCAATCCTGCAGG ATCCTGGTATCGTTGGAACAGTACTGCGTATCACCACTGA
- the pou2f3 gene encoding POU domain, class 2, transcription factor 3 isoform X3 has protein sequence MSTEAVEQRDPQHEHTEIEQNGIDFTRQIKTEDLNDSPHSAPSHKTCHLTQGSPAPTGQLPGDLPSLHPLPQLVLMSGSHLSSSSPFLLSQAQTGHQALLQPNLLSLPSQSQPSLLQHQPGLALTPQAMGRAGLAGSSMDAHLDMPHLQVPKHVGASQQDEPSDLEELEQFAKSFKQRRIKLGFTQGDVGLAMGKLYGNDFSQTTISRFEALNLSFKNMCKLKPLLEKWLSDAENSPSDSMANPATLPPLMEGYGRKRKKRTSIETNIKLTLEKRFLDNPKPNSEEITMISEQLSMEKEVVRVWFCNRRQKEKRIYCPVATSPIKSHNYNARLPAPSRPFSPLPSGGVSSSSSPNSPSRGSSPNTLSSSSPLTSQGVNQSFNPAGSWYRWNSTAYHH, from the exons ATGAGCACAGAGGCTGTCGAGCAGAGGGATCCTCAGCATGAACACACAG AAATCGAACAAAATGGCATTGACTTCACAAGACAG ATAAAGACAGAGGACCTGAACGATTCTCCTCACTCTGCGCCATCGCATAAGACATGTCATCTCACGCAGGGTTCGCCCGCTCCTACAGGGCAGCTGCCTGGG GACTTGCCATCGCTGCACCCACTTCCCCAGCTGGTCCTCATGTCGGGCTCACACCTTTCCTCATCTTCACCCTTCCTCCTGTCCCAGGCTCAGACAGGACACCAAG CCCTGCTGCAGCCGAATCTCCTGTCCTTACCCTCTCAGTCCCAGCCTAGTCTCCTGCAGCACCAGCCTGGACTGGCCTTAACACCTCAG GCGATGGGTCGGGCAGGCCTGGCTGGGTCTTCCATGGACGCACACTTGGACATGCCTCACTTACAGGTGCCTAAGCACGTGGGTGCGTCACAGCAGGACGAACCAAGTGACCTGGAGGAGTTGGAGCAGTTTGCGAAGTCCTTCAAGCAAAGACGCATCAAGCTGGGCTTTACGCAG GGAGATGTGGGTTTGGCCATGGGGAAGCTCTATGGAAATGATTTCAGTCAAACCACAATTTCCCGCTTTGAGGCTCTTAATCTCAGCTTCAAGAACATGTGCAAGCTCAAACCATTGCTGGAGAAGTGGCTCAGTGATGCAG AAAACTCACCCTCGGACTCGATGGCCAATCCCGCCACTTTGCCACCACTTATGGAAGGATAtgggaggaagagaaaaaagagaacgAGTATTGAGACCAACATCAAGCTCACGTTGGAGAAACGCTTCCTAGAT aatCCCAAACCAAACTCGGAGGAAATCACTATGATTTCGGAGCAGCTGTCGATGGAAAAGGAAGTGGTGCGGGTGTGGTTCTGCAACCGACGACAGAAGGAGAAGAGGATCTATTGCCCAGTTGCCACCTCACCTATAAAATCACACAACTACAATGCCAGACTG CCTGCACCTAGCAGACCCTTCAGTCCTCTTCCTTCAGGAGGTG tgtCGAGCAGCTCGTCTCCCAACAGCCCGAGTCGCGGGTCTTCTCCAAACACTCTGTCTTCCTCCAGTCCTCTGACATCACAGGGGGTCAATCAATCCTTCAATCCTGCAGG ATCCTGGTATCGTTGGAACAGTACTGCGTATCACCACTGA
- the pou2f3 gene encoding POU domain, class 2, transcription factor 3 isoform X1 has translation MSTEAVEQRDPQHEHTEIEQNGIDFTRQIKTEDLNDSPHSAPSHKTCHLTQGSPAPTGQLPGDLPSLHPLPQLVLMSGSHLSSSSPFLLSQAQTGHQALLQPNLLSLPSQSQPSLLQHQPGLALTPQFLSAQAMGRAGLAGSSMDAHLDMPHLQVPKHVGASQQDEPSDLEELEQFAKSFKQRRIKLGFTQGDVGLAMGKLYGNDFSQTTISRFEALNLSFKNMCKLKPLLEKWLSDAENSPSDSMANPATLPPLMEGYGRKRKKRTSIETNIKLTLEKRFLDNPKPNSEEITMISEQLSMEKEVVRVWFCNRRQKEKRIYCPVATSPIKSHNYNARLPAPSRPFSPLPSGGVSSSSSPNSPSRGSSPNTLSSSSPLTSQGVNQSFNPAGSWYRWNSTAYHH, from the exons ATGAGCACAGAGGCTGTCGAGCAGAGGGATCCTCAGCATGAACACACAG AAATCGAACAAAATGGCATTGACTTCACAAGACAG ATAAAGACAGAGGACCTGAACGATTCTCCTCACTCTGCGCCATCGCATAAGACATGTCATCTCACGCAGGGTTCGCCCGCTCCTACAGGGCAGCTGCCTGGG GACTTGCCATCGCTGCACCCACTTCCCCAGCTGGTCCTCATGTCGGGCTCACACCTTTCCTCATCTTCACCCTTCCTCCTGTCCCAGGCTCAGACAGGACACCAAG CCCTGCTGCAGCCGAATCTCCTGTCCTTACCCTCTCAGTCCCAGCCTAGTCTCCTGCAGCACCAGCCTGGACTGGCCTTAACACCTCAG TTTTTATCTGCACAGGCGATGGGTCGGGCAGGCCTGGCTGGGTCTTCCATGGACGCACACTTGGACATGCCTCACTTACAGGTGCCTAAGCACGTGGGTGCGTCACAGCAGGACGAACCAAGTGACCTGGAGGAGTTGGAGCAGTTTGCGAAGTCCTTCAAGCAAAGACGCATCAAGCTGGGCTTTACGCAG GGAGATGTGGGTTTGGCCATGGGGAAGCTCTATGGAAATGATTTCAGTCAAACCACAATTTCCCGCTTTGAGGCTCTTAATCTCAGCTTCAAGAACATGTGCAAGCTCAAACCATTGCTGGAGAAGTGGCTCAGTGATGCAG AAAACTCACCCTCGGACTCGATGGCCAATCCCGCCACTTTGCCACCACTTATGGAAGGATAtgggaggaagagaaaaaagagaacgAGTATTGAGACCAACATCAAGCTCACGTTGGAGAAACGCTTCCTAGAT aatCCCAAACCAAACTCGGAGGAAATCACTATGATTTCGGAGCAGCTGTCGATGGAAAAGGAAGTGGTGCGGGTGTGGTTCTGCAACCGACGACAGAAGGAGAAGAGGATCTATTGCCCAGTTGCCACCTCACCTATAAAATCACACAACTACAATGCCAGACTG CCTGCACCTAGCAGACCCTTCAGTCCTCTTCCTTCAGGAGGTG tgtCGAGCAGCTCGTCTCCCAACAGCCCGAGTCGCGGGTCTTCTCCAAACACTCTGTCTTCCTCCAGTCCTCTGACATCACAGGGGGTCAATCAATCCTTCAATCCTGCAGG ATCCTGGTATCGTTGGAACAGTACTGCGTATCACCACTGA
- the oafb gene encoding out at first protein homolog, translating into MSPSRVSASSSSSSLRVSLLVLAPLLLLLRVCVCSELKVLVRLSDGLITAETLESDSERDIISVEFRHTDGALITLLADFKRHVKIVRALVLGEPERGQTHYQGLCFITRLEHGEIIPSEAMVRLRQKNPHLVRTAEEKRGLERMSMNMVVNLTLSWHLSSHIRSMCRDAHDFIYTREQDVKYWREKGVEGSVFKAFPVNAESADMANCSATTDPWQPCLCSYTMRLEWYPCMLKYCRGHGPSPYKCGIRSCSKAYRFDFYTSRKQLCMWDEENV; encoded by the exons ATGTCCCCGAGCCGTGTTtcagcctcctcctcctcctcctcactccGGGTCTCTCTGCTGGTTCTGGCTCCGCTGCTCCTGTTgttgcgggtgtgtgtgtgttcagagctGAAGGTGCTGGTGCGGTTAAGCGACGGTCTGATCACTGCGGAGACTTTAGAGTCGGACAGCGAGAGGGACATCATCAGTGTAGAGTTCAGGCACACGGACGGCGCTctcatcaccctcctggcagaTTTCAAACGG CATGTGAAGATTGTGCGGGCGCTGGTGCTGGGGGAACCAGAGCGGGGCCAGACGCACTACCAGGGCCTGTGTTTCATCACCAGGCTAGAACATGGGGAGATTATCCCGAGTGAGGCCATGGTCCGATTGAGACAG AAAAACCCTCACTTGGTGCGGACCGCCGAGGAGAAGCGTGGCCTGGAGCGCATGAGCATGAACATGGTGGTGAATCTGACCCTATCCTGGCACCTCAGCTCCCACATCCGCAGCATGTGCCGCGACGCCCATGATTTCATCTACACACGAGAACAGGACGTCAAATACTGGCGAGAAAAAG GTGTGGAAGGCTCTGTGTTCAAGGCGTTCCCCGTGAACGCAGAGAGCGCAGACATGGCAAATTGCAGCGCTACTACCGATCCGTGGCAGCCGTGCTTGTGCAGCTACACAATGAGGCTGGAGTGGTACCCGTGCATGCTGAAGTACTGCCGCGGGCACGGGCCGAGCCCGTACAAGTGCGGGATCAGGAGCTGCAGCAAGGCTTACCGCTTCGACTTCTACACGTCACGCAAGCAGCTGTGCATGTGGGACGAGGAGAACGTATAA